The stretch of DNA TACCGAATTTAATAGTCTATATGTTGATTTATTTATGGTATCCTTGATGTTAATAATTTATTTTGGAATGATTTATATTATGGGATTTGATAGTGAGGATAATATAATATTAAATGAATTAAAGATTAAAATAATAAAGTAAATATATTTATTAATATAAGTATTGAAGTCATATTGGAAAATAATATTAATGTAAGGAGGTTATGATAGGGCTGTCTTAGTTTGGTAATAATCGTAAAATGGGCATATAAAAGTATTAAAAATATATTTTGTTATAATTCTAGCTATTGAGGTGAAGAATAATGGCAAATCAATTACTAAATGTGGTGTGGCATTTACCCTCTATAAATAAAAATCATAGAAGTAAATTAAAAAAACATAATAGTTGCATTATATGGATTACCGGTTTATCAGCTTCGGGTAAATCTACTATTGCCAATAAGTTAGAATGTCAGCTGCACGAAATGGGTATACATACATATCTACTTGACGGTGATAACATACGACATGGGTTAAATAAGGATTTGAGCTTTAGCCCGGAAGATCGCCGGGAAAATATTCGTCGCATAGCCGAAGTTGCCAAGCTTTTTGTAGATGCCGGTATAGTGGTTATTACTGCATTTATTTCTCCTTACCGAGAAGATAGACAAATTGCCAGACAAATTGTCGAGCGGGGAGAATTTGTAGAGATATACACCAAGTGCCCTTTGGATGTATGTGAAAAAAGAGATCCAAAAGGTTTATATAAAAGGGCCCGTGCAGGTAAAATACCTGAATTTACGGGTATAACGGCACCGTATGAAAAGCCAGATAATCCTGAAATAATAATAAATACAAATAAAAATACAATTGAAGAGTCAGTTGATCAAATAACGAAATACCTGTTAAAACAACAAATTATCTAATATGCCTCGGATTAAGGAAACTATAATCCAATGTTGAAATTATTAAACTGCATTTCATTATACTGCTCCTGACGGGAAATTAAAATATGGTCATGTTCAGTCTTACTTGGAAATTAATAGGGGTGAGGTTATGAAAATAATTATATTGGGTCTTGGTTACGTTGGGTTAGTAACAGCTGTAGGATTAGCTAATTCCGGTCATGAGATTACTGGTTTGGATGTAGATATGAACAAAGTAAAAATGCTCCAAAACGAAAATATGTATATTTATGAACACGGGCTGGAAGAATTAGTTAAGGAAAATACAAAGAACGGCAGGCTTGCATTTGATACTTTAGAAAATATAAGTTGCATTGATTCGGAAGTAGTTTTTATTGCCGTTGGAACACCATCCCAAAGCAATGGCTCAGCCGATCTGAGCCAGTTAAAAAATGCCATAGAACATGTAGTGGATAAAGCCAAAAGTCCTCTTACTATTGTAGTAAAATCAACCGTACCACCGGGGACCGGAAAGAAAATTAAGGAAATGTACCTGGAAAAGGCAAGTTTTAAACATTCATATGTATCAAATCCAGAGTTTCTGAGGGAAGGACAAGCTTTAAAGGATTGGTTTTATCCCGATCGAATTGTAATTGGCGGTGATGACAGGGAGGCAACTGCCTTCATTAGTGATTTATATAAAGATATTAAGGCTCCAATCGTTATTAGTGATGTTACTACTGCGGAGATGATTAAATATGCTTCTAATGCGTTCTTAGCGACCAAAATTAGTTTTATAAACGAAATAGCCAATTTAAGTGATTTAACGGGCGCTAACATTGATGGTGTTGTGCAAGGGATATCTCATGACCCTAGAATCAGTGGCAGTTTTTTACGCGCCGGTATTGGTTATGGAGGTTCATGTTTTCCAAAGGATGTAAGAGCCTTAGATTTTATATCGACAATTAACGGGCACAGCTTTGAGCTTTTAAAGGCTGTTATAAACGTTAATAATCGCCAGCGTCTTATTCCAATTCAAATTCTCAGGAGAGAGATGGGTTTGTTATCTGGGAAAAAAATAGCCGTTTTAGGACTGGCTTTTAAGCCTAATA from Desulfoscipio gibsoniae DSM 7213 encodes:
- a CDS encoding UDP-glucose dehydrogenase family protein; amino-acid sequence: MKIIILGLGYVGLVTAVGLANSGHEITGLDVDMNKVKMLQNENMYIYEHGLEELVKENTKNGRLAFDTLENISCIDSEVVFIAVGTPSQSNGSADLSQLKNAIEHVVDKAKSPLTIVVKSTVPPGTGKKIKEMYLEKASFKHSYVSNPEFLREGQALKDWFYPDRIVIGGDDREATAFISDLYKDIKAPIVISDVTTAEMIKYASNAFLATKISFINEIANLSDLTGANIDGVVQGISHDPRISGSFLRAGIGYGGSCFPKDVRALDFISTINGHSFELLKAVINVNNRQRLIPIQILRREMGLLSGKKIAVLGLAFKPNTDDIREAPSIEIINLLIGEGAAIKAYDPIVDGTEKNFYYQEAVFTKNVWETVNDANAIILTTEWDEFVNLDWFEVYKYTQSPHIIIDGRNVLQPRLINEIGFKYFGIGRSCV
- the cysC gene encoding adenylyl-sulfate kinase produces the protein MANQLLNVVWHLPSINKNHRSKLKKHNSCIIWITGLSASGKSTIANKLECQLHEMGIHTYLLDGDNIRHGLNKDLSFSPEDRRENIRRIAEVAKLFVDAGIVVITAFISPYREDRQIARQIVERGEFVEIYTKCPLDVCEKRDPKGLYKRARAGKIPEFTGITAPYEKPDNPEIIINTNKNTIEESVDQITKYLLKQQII